The DNA sequence GCGACCGGCTCTACGTGGTCCTCGAAGGCAAGATCAAGCTCTCCCGCACCGCCGCGGACGGCCGGGAGAACCTGCTGAGCGTGCTGGGCCCCGGGGAGATGTTCGGCGAGCTGTCCCTTTTCGATCCCCGTCCCCGTACGGCGAGCGCGATCGCCCTCACCGAGGCCCGCCTCGCCGGGCTCGGCCACGACGACCTCCGTCCCTGGCTGACCGGCCGGCCCGAGGTCGCGCTGCACCTGCTGCGCGCGCTCGCGCAGCGGCTGCGCCGTACCAACGACGTCATCGCCGACCTGGTCTTCACCGACGTGCCCGGTCGCGTGGCCAAGCAGCTCCTCGACCTGGCCGAGCGGTTCGGCCAGAAGACCGAGGAGGGGGTGCGCGTCCACCACGACCTCACCCAGGAGGAGCTCGCCCAGCTCGTCGGCGCGTCCCGGGAGACCGTGAACAAGGCCCTCGCCGACTTCGCCCAGCGCGGCTGGCTGCGCATCGAGGCGAAGGCGGTGCTCATCCTCGACAAGGAGCGGCTGCAGCACCGCTCCCGCTAGCCGGCGGCGCCGGCCACGCCGCGGCACCGCCACCGAGGCCCGATGCCGCCCGCCGTACCGAAGGCCGCACGTCCGCGCCGACGGGGTGCTCACACCCCGTCCAGGTAGTCGAGCTGTGCCCGCACCGACTGCTCCGCCGCGGGCCACAGGGACGGATCCACCTCGGCGTAGACGATCTCCACGATCTCCCGAGGCGTCCGGGCCCCCTGCTCCCGCGCCCGCCGGATCTGGTCGAGGCGCTCGCGACGGTGCGCGATGTAGGCGTCGAGTACCCCCACCGGGTCGTCGAGCACCGGACCGTGGCCGGGCAGCAGCGCTTTGGCCTCCACCGACTCCACCATCGCCCGCAGCCGGTCGAGCGAACGCAGGTAGTCGGCGAGGTTCCCGTCGGCCGCGATCACCGTGGTGCCCCGGCCGAGCACCGTGTCGCCGGTGAACACGGCGCGGTCCTCCGGTAGGTGGAAGCACAGCGAGTCGAACGAGTGCCCGGGCGTGCCCGCCACGCGCAGCTCCAGGTCGCCCACCGGTATGACGTCGCCGTCGGCGAGGCCCTCCGAGCCGAGCCGGTGGCGAGGGTCGAGGGCGCGTACCGGAGCGCCGGTGAGCTCCGCGAAGCGGGCCGCGCCGCCGCTGTGGTCGCGGTGCCCGTGGGTGAGCAGGATCGCCTCCACCCGCCGCCCCGCGAGCCGGTCGAGCACCCGCCGCAGGTGGCCCTCGTCGTCCTCCGGGCCGGGGTCGATGACGACCGCGCGGTCGCCGTCCGGGCGGCCGACGATCCAGGTGTTGGTGCCGTCGAGCGTCATCGGGGAGGGGTTGGGCGCGAGTACGGCCTCCGCGTTGGGGGTGCCGGAGCCGTCCGGCCCCGACGCCGGGATGCGCAGGCCGCTCACGCCCGCCCCTCCCGCACGCCGTCGCCGGCGGGCTCGGGGACGAGCAGCCGGTACACGCCGTCCTCCCCGCGCACGACCTCGGGGGCGACGGTGACCACGGTGCGCTCGGCGGCGAGCACCTTTCCCACCTCCGGGTAGGCGGCGATCTCGGCGATGGTGCGCCGGGTCGGGGGCATGAGGGTGATCTCGCCGCGCTCCGCGGCGGCGAGCGCGTCCGCGGGCCGCATCCAGGCCACCCGGTCGGCCTCTCCCCCGACGTCCCGGGTGCGCTGCCCGGGCGGCAGCGCGGCGACGAAGAAGCGGGTGTCGTAGCGGCGGCTCTCCACCCGCGGAGTGATCCACCGCGACCAGGGGCGCAGCAGGTCGGTGCGGAGCACGAGCCCGCGCCGCGCGAGGAACTCGGCGAAGGACAGCTCCCGCCCGATCAGCGCGAGCCGGTCCTCCTCCCACTCCGCGGTGTCGGCGACCACGGCGTCCGGCCGTGGCCCGGCGAGCAGCACCCCGGACTCCTCGAAGGTCTCGCGTACGGCCGCGCACACCAGGCCCCGCGCGGTCGGCTCGTCGCACCGCAGCGCGTCCGCCCACCATGCCGGGCTCGGCCCGGCCCAGGCGACCTCCCGGTCGGCGTCGCGCGGGTCGACCGCGCCACCGGGAAACACGTGCGCCCCGGCGGCGAACGCCATGCTCGCCGAGCGGCGCAGCAGGTAGAGCTGCATGCCGCCGGGCGCCCGCTCCCGCAGCACGACCACGGTCGCGGCGTCCCTGGCGGGCACCGGCTCGGCCCGGCCCTCCAGCACGTCCCGGGCGCGTCCGGTGAGCCCGTCAGGAAGCACGATTTGCTCCACTTTGGGCACCCCCATCCGGAGTATCCAACCGGACGCGGCCCCGGTTGGGCAACGGTCAGGCCGGCCGTACCTCGGCGATCAGCTCCACCTCGACCGGGGCGTCGAGCGGGAGCACGGCGACCCCGACCGCGCTGCGCGCGTGCCGGCCCGCCTCGCCGAACACCTCGCCGAGCAGCTCGCTCGCGCCGTTCAGCACCTGCGGCTGGGCGGTGAACCCGGGCGCGCTCGCGACGTACCCGACGACCTTCACGATCCGCACGATGTCCGACAGGTCCCCGGCCACCGACACGACCGCGGCGAGGGCGTTGAGGGCGCAGATCCGGGCGAGGTCGCGCGCCTCGTCCACGCCCACCTCCGCCCCCACCTTGCCGGTGCGCGGCAGCTTGCCGTCCACGAACGGGAGCTGCCCCGAGGTGTAGACGAAGCCGCCGGTCCGCACCGCGGGCACGTAGGCGGCGACCGGCGCCGGGACCTCCGGCAGCGTGAGGCCGAGCGCGGCGAGCCGCTCCCGCGGGTCCGCGGGAAGGTCGCTCACTGCTTCTCCCGCTTCATGTAGGCGACGAGCTGCTCCGGGTTCGGCCCCGGAACCACCTGGACGAGCTCCCAGCCGTCCTCACCCCAGTTGTCGAGGATCTGCTTGGTCGAGTGGATCAGCAGAGGCACCGTGACGTACTCCCACTTGCGCATGGAAGAACCCTAACGGGCACGCTGCGTGGTACGCCGCACCCTCCGGCGCGGGCGCGCGAACCGGCACCGGCCCGATGCGTATGTCCGCACGTATATCCCCACGTATCCCCCTGCGATCCGCTCGCGACGGTTGGGTAGCCTTCGAATGATGAGCGCTCGTGACACCGACTGGGACGGCGTGCGGCTGCACGTCGTCACCGGGAAGGGCGGCACCGGCAAAACCACGGTGGCCGCGGCACTCGCCCTCGCCCTCGCCGCGGGCGGGCGCAAGGTGCTGCTGGTCGAGGTCGAGGGCCGCCAGGGCATCGCCCAGGTCTTCGACATCCCGCCGCTGCCGTACGAGGAGCGCAAGGTGGCGGTCGCGCCCGGGGGCGGCGACGTCTACGCGCTCGCCATCGACCCCGAGGCCGCGATGCTCGAGTACCTCGAGATGTTCTACGGCATGCGCCGGGCGGGCCGGGCGCTCACCAAGCTGGGTGTGGTCGACTTCGCCACCACGATCGCGCCGGGGCTGCGCGACGTGCTCATGACCGGCAAGACGAGCGAGGCGGTACGGCGCCGCGACCCCGCGACCGGCCGCCGCGTGTACGACGCGGTGGTGCTCGACGCGCCGCCCACCGGGCGGGTGGTGCGGTTCCTCAACGTCACCACCGAGGTGGCCGGGCTCGCCCGGGTGGGGCCGATCAAGAACCACGCCGAGCTGGTGCGCGGGGTGGTCGCCTCGCCGGAGACCGCGGTGCACCTGGTGACGCTGCTGGAGGAGATGCCGGTCCAGGAGACCCTCGACGGCATCGCCGAGCTGCGCGCGGCGAAGCTGCCCACCGGCGGCATCTTCATCAACATGGTCCGGCCGGAGGAGCTGCCGCAGAGCGCGCTCGAAGCGGCGCTGAAGGGCCGGTTCGACGTCGAGGAGCTCGCGCTCGGGCTGAAGGCCGCGAACCTCGCCGACGGGGCGGAGGCACGGGCCCTCGCCGAGGCGCTCGCGGCCGAGGTGCTCGAGCACGCCCGCCGTACCCAGCTGGAGCGGCGCGAGCGGCGGCTGCTCGCGAAGACCGGGCTGCCGCGCTACGAGCTGCCCCTGCTCGCCGAGGGCGTCGACCTCGCCGGGCTGTACGAGCTCGCCGAGGTGATCCGGGAACAGGGCGCGGCCTGACCCGCCCTTGACCTTCGAGCGGCTGGTACGCGGCAAAACCGCCCGCCGTGTTGACCGGCCGTTTAGAAACTTGACCGAAGTACGCCGCGTCGCACCCGCCACCGCTGTTGAATGGAGGTGTGCGCGCGGGCCGCGGCGACGGCCTCGGCACCCGCGTCCAGGCGGGATGTGTTATGTCCCGAAACTTCCTCGTTGCCGGATTGTTGCCGGTTCATCCGAGCCCGGCGGCGGTTAAGCGGCACGATGAGCGGTAACAACGCGGTCAGCGGTGCGTGCGTGACGCACCCCCGACCGCGGTGATCGAGCGACGATCGATGAGGACATCGGTGAGCGGAACGAGCGCGATGACCGGTACGGCCGGGGGCCACACGATGCGGACGGCCCCGGCCCTGGACATCGACGCCATCCTCGACGACCCGCAGACCCGCATCGTCGTCTGCTGCGGCTCCGGCGGGGTGGGCAAGACCACCACGGCCGCCGCCCTCGGCCTCCGCGCGGCCGAACGCGGCAGGCGCGTGGTCGTGCTCACCGTCGACCCCGCCCGCCGGCTCGCCCAGTCGATGGGGCTCACCGAGCTCGACAACACTCCCCGGCTCGTGGCCGGGACCCGGGGCTCCGGCGAGCTGCACGCGATGATGCTCGACATGAAGCGCACGTTCGACGAGATCATCGAGGCACACGCCGACCCCGAACGCGCCCGTCAGATTCTGACAAATCCGTTCTATCAGTCCCTGTCGTCGAGCTTCTCCGGGACCCAGGAGTACATGGCGATGGAGAAGCTCGGCCAGCTGCGCCGTGCCGACGAATGGGATCTGATCGTCGTCGACACGCCGCCGTCCCGGTCCGCGCTCGACTTCCTCGACGCGCCCGAGCGGCTCGGCCGGTTCCTCGACGGCCGGCTGATCCGCCTGCTGACGGCGCCGGCCCGGGCGGGCGGCCGCAGCGCGTTCAAGCTGCTCAATGCCGGGTTCGGCTTCCTGGCCGGGGCGCTGACCAAGGTGCTCGGCGCCCAGGTGCTCAAGGACATCCAGACCTTCGTCAGCGCCCTCGACGCCGTGTTCGGCGGCTTCCGGCAGCGCGCCGAGCAGACCTACCGCCTGCTCCAGGCTCCCGGCACCGCGTTCCTCGTGGTCGCCGCGCCGGAGCGGGACGCGATGCGGGAGGCGTCGTACTTCGTCGAGCGGCTCGCCGAGGAGCGCATGCCCCTGGCCGGTCTCGTGGTCAACAGGGTGCACCGCTCCCCGGCTGCGGCCCTCTCCGCGGCCCGTAGCGCCGCCGCGGCGGAAGACCTGGAAGCTCGTGGCGAGCATGAGCTGACCGCCGCGGTGTTGCGGCTCCACGCCGGGCGGATGCAGCTGGCCGCACGGGAACATCGCGAGCAGGAGCACTTCATCTCGGCACACCCGACGGTGCCGATCGCACAGGTGCCCGCGATGCCAGAGGACGTCCATGATCTCGCCGGTCTCCGCGAGATCGGCGCGCTTATGGCCGCCTGATGGACGGCGGCAACTCCGGTCGGCCGGAACGGCGGCCACAATGGACGGCCATGCGGGAACGCGAGGGCGACCCTCTCCCCGTCGAGAGGACCCTCGCCGTATGTCAGCCGGCCATCAACGCGTTGTCCCGCTCGTACTCCTCCTTGGCGGTCGCGAGCAGGTCCCGCCAGGAGGTGACGTCGGGTCGCCGCCGCAGCAGCGCCCGCCGCTCCCTCTCGGTCATGCCGCCCCAGACCCCGAACTCGATGCGGTTGTCAAGCGCATCGGCGAGGCATTCGGTACGGACCGGGCATCCACGGCAGATCAGTTTCGCCCTGTTCTGCGCGGCCCCCTGGACGAACAGCGCGTCCGGGTCCACACCACGACAGGCGGCACGGGAGGTCCAATCCGTGATCCACATGTTTCGACCCCACTCCCCTTAGGTGGTCAGTCGTTCTTCGGCCGACGGGCGCGGGCGTCGAGCCTCCGTATTCAGTTGCCGCAGAGGAGAACGTACGCAACCGGGTGTTCGGTTCGACAGTCCCCGCCCGGGCCAATTTCCGGCATGGTCAAGTCGGGTCACGTGGCCGGGATTGACTAGTCACCCCCCGGGTACACGCAGCACAAGACGTATCGAATTGGACTTTCGGTACCAGTCATCTGGTTCCACGGTCGTACGCTAAAGGGCGTGCGAGCTCGAGGTTGGGGCAGAACTTTCATGGCCGTTGTGCTCCGTGTCATCAGGCTGGCCCTGGCGAGCGCGGTGGCGGGGGTGCTGATCGCCGCGATAGTCCTGCCCGCGGTCGGCGGTGCCGGGGTCACCGTGGTCTCCGTCACGAGGGAGCTGCGTATCGCCCCGGAGGAGCTCGACGAACCACCGCTGCCGGAGCGGACGGTGGTCCTCGACAAGAACGGCAAGCAGATCGCGCAGTTCTACTACCAGTACCGGCAGTCGGTGCCGCTCTCGAAGGTCGCCGACGTGATGAAGAAGGCGATCGTCGAGATCGAGGACGCCCGGTTCTACGAGCACGGCGCGATCGACCTGGAGGGCATGGCCCGGGCGCTGTGGAAGAACCTGCAGAGCGGCGGGGTGAACGAGGGCGGTTCCTCGATCACCCAGCAGTACGTCAAGCAGGTTCTGGTCAACAAGGCGAAGACGAAGAAGGAGGCGGCGGCGGCGATCGCGCCCACGGTCAGCCGGAAGCTGAACGAGCTGCGCCACGCCCTCGCCATCGAGGAGAAGTACTCCAAGGACGAGATCCTCGAGAAGTACCTCAACATCTCCTACTTCGGCGCCGGCGCCTACGGCATCGAGGCCGCGGCCAAGCGGTTCTTCGGCAAGCACGCCTCCGAGCTCAAGCTGCACGAGGCGGCCACGCTCGCGGGAGCCGTACAGAACCCCACCCTCACCGACCCCTCCCGGGGCAAGGAGTTCCGCGAGCGGCTGCTCGCCCGCCGCAACGTCGTGCTCGACGTGATGTACAAGGGCGGCAAGATCACCTACGAGGAGCTGGTCGCCGCCAAGAAGAAGAAGCTCGGCTACAAGGGCTACGACATCTCCGGCGGCTGCGAGCGGAGCAAGTACCCGTACTTCTGCCTCTACGTCCAGCACGAGATCCTCAACAACAAGGCGTTCGGCAAGACCGTGAAGGAGCGCCGCGAGCTGCTCACCCGCGGCGGCCTCACGATCCGGACCACGATCGACCCGCACATGCAGAAGGCCGCCGAGCGGGCGATCCGGCAGTACGTCAAGCCGTCCGACAAAC is a window from the Thermopolyspora flexuosa genome containing:
- a CDS encoding DUF4177 domain-containing protein → MRKWEYVTVPLLIHSTKQILDNWGEDGWELVQVVPGPNPEQLVAYMKREKQ
- a CDS encoding RidA family protein, which produces MSDLPADPRERLAALGLTLPEVPAPVAAYVPAVRTGGFVYTSGQLPFVDGKLPRTGKVGAEVGVDEARDLARICALNALAAVVSVAGDLSDIVRIVKVVGYVASAPGFTAQPQVLNGASELLGEVFGEAGRHARSAVGVAVLPLDAPVEVELIAEVRPA
- a CDS encoding WhiB family transcriptional regulator — its product is MWITDWTSRAACRGVDPDALFVQGAAQNRAKLICRGCPVRTECLADALDNRIEFGVWGGMTERERRALLRRRPDVTSWRDLLATAKEEYERDNALMAG
- a CDS encoding MBL fold metallo-hydrolase; protein product: MSGLRIPASGPDGSGTPNAEAVLAPNPSPMTLDGTNTWIVGRPDGDRAVVIDPGPEDDEGHLRRVLDRLAGRRVEAILLTHGHRDHSGGAARFAELTGAPVRALDPRHRLGSEGLADGDVIPVGDLELRVAGTPGHSFDSLCFHLPEDRAVFTGDTVLGRGTTVIAADGNLADYLRSLDRLRAMVESVEAKALLPGHGPVLDDPVGVLDAYIAHRRERLDQIRRAREQGARTPREIVEIVYAEVDPSLWPAAEQSVRAQLDYLDGV
- a CDS encoding Crp/Fnr family transcriptional regulator, producing the protein MSEDVLSKAPLFAALDRESAAALRTSVTEVRLAKGQTLFSENDAGDRLYVVLEGKIKLSRTAADGRENLLSVLGPGEMFGELSLFDPRPRTASAIALTEARLAGLGHDDLRPWLTGRPEVALHLLRALAQRLRRTNDVIADLVFTDVPGRVAKQLLDLAERFGQKTEEGVRVHHDLTQEELAQLVGASRETVNKALADFAQRGWLRIEAKAVLILDKERLQHRSR
- a CDS encoding NUDIX hydrolase, whose product is MLPDGLTGRARDVLEGRAEPVPARDAATVVVLRERAPGGMQLYLLRRSASMAFAAGAHVFPGGAVDPRDADREVAWAGPSPAWWADALRCDEPTARGLVCAAVRETFEESGVLLAGPRPDAVVADTAEWEEDRLALIGRELSFAEFLARRGLVLRTDLLRPWSRWITPRVESRRYDTRFFVAALPPGQRTRDVGGEADRVAWMRPADALAAAERGEITLMPPTRRTIAEIAAYPEVGKVLAAERTVVTVAPEVVRGEDGVYRLLVPEPAGDGVREGRA
- a CDS encoding ArsA-related P-loop ATPase: MSARDTDWDGVRLHVVTGKGGTGKTTVAAALALALAAGGRKVLLVEVEGRQGIAQVFDIPPLPYEERKVAVAPGGGDVYALAIDPEAAMLEYLEMFYGMRRAGRALTKLGVVDFATTIAPGLRDVLMTGKTSEAVRRRDPATGRRVYDAVVLDAPPTGRVVRFLNVTTEVAGLARVGPIKNHAELVRGVVASPETAVHLVTLLEEMPVQETLDGIAELRAAKLPTGGIFINMVRPEELPQSALEAALKGRFDVEELALGLKAANLADGAEARALAEALAAEVLEHARRTQLERRERRLLAKTGLPRYELPLLAEGVDLAGLYELAEVIREQGAA
- a CDS encoding ArsA family ATPase — protein: MRTAPALDIDAILDDPQTRIVVCCGSGGVGKTTTAAALGLRAAERGRRVVVLTVDPARRLAQSMGLTELDNTPRLVAGTRGSGELHAMMLDMKRTFDEIIEAHADPERARQILTNPFYQSLSSSFSGTQEYMAMEKLGQLRRADEWDLIVVDTPPSRSALDFLDAPERLGRFLDGRLIRLLTAPARAGGRSAFKLLNAGFGFLAGALTKVLGAQVLKDIQTFVSALDAVFGGFRQRAEQTYRLLQAPGTAFLVVAAPERDAMREASYFVERLAEERMPLAGLVVNRVHRSPAAALSAARSAAAAEDLEARGEHELTAAVLRLHAGRMQLAAREHREQEHFISAHPTVPIAQVPAMPEDVHDLAGLREIGALMAA